From the genome of Brassica oleracea var. oleracea cultivar TO1000 chromosome C4, BOL, whole genome shotgun sequence:
TTCCGTCAATCAAGTAACGGATTCCGTCAATCAAGAACCGGCTGGTTCCGTGGTTGATCAGCCTTTGGATACCGTCAAGGCTCAGATCGAAGGGAAGCTAACACGAGCACGTGCCTTAGCCGCTTCAGTTACCGCCACTCGCAAGAATGCCATTAGGAAGAGAAGACAAGCGTCTGAGAATCTCAGATTAGCTTCAAAAGCCCACGACGAGCTCGAGAAGCAGCTCGAGGAAGCTATCGAGGCTGAGGATTTCGATGCGGCCGAAAAGATCAGCGAAAGCCTCGCTGATGCTGAAAGAGATAAGCTTTCTCTCATGGCATTGCTCCGTCAAGCGGAATCTGATTGTGATGCTATTGAGTCCAAGATGGAGGAAGTCCTTCTTTCTCAGATCGCAGCTGAAGAAGAATCTGCCTCTCTGCTTCGCGGATTTTGCACGGTATGTTCATTGTTGTTGCAACTCGGGGGCATTCCCTTCTCGGTTCGGGTTCAGTTCTTCGGTTCTAGAGGTTTAGGATCGGTTTGGATATTTAGAAAATTCGAATTGGTTATTTTGGTTTTCGGTTCGGTTTGGTTAACAAAGTTGGAAACTGCTAATATCCGAAGTAATTTCCATCCCATTTGGTTCGGTTTGGTTCCGATTAATTCGGGTAAATTCAGGTTTTTCAGATTAAATATCAGATTTTTTTGGGTTTTCAGATAAAAATTTGGATAATTTTAAATATTTCGGATAAAAAAAGTATTCGGGTAATTCAGTTTTTTTAGGTATTTTGATCCAAACCCGAACCTTCAATTCTTTGGTTCCGGATAAATGTGCCCATGTCCAGTTGCATCTATGTACTTCTGCTAGTAGTAGAGATTCATAAGGTTTTTACTGTTATTGTTATCTCTATAGGATGCTGAGAATGAAGCTGAGTCGATTCTGGAAAAGGCAGATGCATTTTGTTTAGAGGAAACTGGGAAATGGAATTCATGTTGTGAAGATGTAGAGTTCAGAAAAGTTGAACTAGATATAGAGTCTGTCATAGTTGATAAGGTTCGATTGTCATTAAATGATACTCTTGAGGGGTCTGTTGAGCAAGAGATGAAAGAAAAAGAGATGCTGCGTAAGAAGAAAGAACATTTATCTGAAGAACTTGAGGAGCTGCTTGCTCTGGTAAAGGCAAAGGAGAAGGAGATTGACGAGAACGATTCCCAGATAAAGGCAGTTGAGGAGAGAATTAATAGTGTGGTCTCTGGCTACAAGGAGTTGCAAGCAAGCATGGATAAAATGTTCAGCGATTTGCAAGCGGGTCTCTCCCAGGTTGATACGGAGACTGAGGATTTGTCAAGGAAAAAGAAAGACGTGGATGAGTTTGTGGCATCTGAGAAGGAGAGAGGGGCTAAACTCCGTGAACTTGTCAGTGTTTCGGCAGATGAAGCAAATGAATATGAGGAAGTTATTAAACTGAGAAAAACTCTGATGTCATATGTGTCAAAGACTAGAGAAGAGAGAGCAAAGCTTGTAAGTATCGAAGAGAAGCTCTCTGAGGAAGTCCAGAGGCTACAGGAGGAGGTTTCCAGTACACGAGAGTCACTAAAGGTATTCATCTTCTTCCTTCTTTTCTGCAACATGATATGTTATGAATCTTGTTCCACCTCTATTCATGTTATACATTTATAACTAGTTATCCATAAAGTGGATATTATTGGAAATTTTATGCTCTGTAATAAATGCTTATTGACTGTAAAACAATATGGTATTGAATCATGTAAATGTCATCTTGCAATTTCAGTGTACAGTTTTAGTTTTAAAGTATATGCCACCAGTATTTTGTATGAGTTCTTATGGGTCATATCTCTTTGTTTACAGGAGCAATCTTCTAGAAAGTCGATCATCCAACAGAATATTACATCATTCATGGATAAAATTATGTTCATAGAGAAGAGGATGCCGGAGCTTGAAGCAGAGAAGAAAGTGGCTGCCTCAACGAGAAATTTCAAAGAAGCTGGAAGAATAGCAGCAGAATTAAAGTCCTTAAATCTGGAAAAAGATAAGATACAGATCGAAACAGGACAAGCCAACGCTGAGCTCGAGAAAGCAGAGCAGGAGATTGAAGAAACAATCAAGAGGTTACAGGAGTTGGAGAGGTTGATTTTGTCTAAAGAAAAGGAATTGTCTGTCAGCAGATTCCAGAGGTTGCGTATTGACAGTGGCACTGCAAAAGCTGAGAGATCAGCTGCTCTGGAGCTGAGTGATCTCGAGGAAGCTAATCTTCTACTTGAGGAAGCACATGAAGCAGAATCCGAAGCAGAGAAGCTTAAACTCGCATGCGATCTCAAAGAAGACGATGAAGAAGAGGCCAAGTCTTGTGAATGTTTTGTCTCGATGGAACTTATAGCCACCTTTGGTCTGAAGAAATTACAAGAACTGGCTGAATCTGTTCCGTCGTGACTCCCAAGCTGCTTCAGGTTCAACCCTCGGGACTAAAGGCGCTCAGAGATGATCAAGCAAAATATTTAAAAGGAGTTGTTGATAAGTCCACAACGTTTGATCTCTTGTACGTTAGTCCACATCAACATGTATGGTTTTGTTTTTCGGATCCGTGTTTGGTTGACTTCTTGATGAAAGAAGAGAGTGCAAGCTTGCTTGTTCAAGCAATACACATGTAAGTTGCATCCAAACACTTTTGAATACCTTTTTGTACAAGAACCGAACTCATGATTCTCAATGAACATTAAAGAAAATAAGCATTGATTCATATAAAAGAAAGTCATTTTCAACTGTCTATGGTGGACTAGAATCCACAAAAAAAAACTTTACTATATAAATGTATGCATTAGTTGTGAATTGTGATGTAACAAATAATAGGGACATGTATGTCTTTTATTCACTATCTTAAAGCATATGCACGAGAAGGCTTGCTCGAGCAAAGAATGTAGGAACAGAGAGACTAGGCTATTGCAGACTGTTTATCATCCTCCAGGTGTAACGCTCTAAGTAGTTTCGGCCATGACTGTGGGATTCCACCTGGTAATTCAAACTCCAACAGCTTCCCACGCTCCCTGTAGAACTCCTCCACTGGTTGAGTCTGTGGACAAGAGCACAAACATGTAAAAAAACTGCAAAGTTCTATATGAAAGTTTGAAAGAAGAACATATACCATTTTGTTGTAGACTCTGAGTCTTTCCTTGACAACTTCTGCAGTGTCATCAGCTCGGGTTATAAGCTTTGATTCACACTTAGGTGGAGGAAGAAGCGGAGGCATATACATTCTATCATCACCATCATCACCTTTGATATCAATGCATGCAACGTTATAGTTTGCACCACACTCGCTGCAAATCCTTCTCCCCAGACATTTTGCAAGTAACGCCTCTTCCTTTAGCTTCAGGTTGATCACCAGATCAACATTAATTACTCCCTCCAGTATTTCCTACAAGACACACAGAGAGGATGTCATGTCAAAAGGCTTCTCTGCAAGATAGTCTAAACTGAACTGCTCACCGCTTGTGTCACGGTTCTTGGAAACCCATCAAGAATGTAACCAGATTCGCCCTTCTCCTTGCCAGCTTCGAGACGCTTTGATAACAAGCTTATAATGAATTCATCAGGAACCAATTTGCCATGGTTAACAAGCTCCTTTAGCTAACACCAATTCAGACACAACAAACAAGATTATGTTTCTAAGATTTTTCAGACACATATTGCATAAACAAATAAGAAAGATCTTAAATTTGAGTTCTAGGCTGACCTGAGAGGAGAGGAGACCAGAGGAGGAAAGCTCTTCGCGTACGAGATCACCGGTAGCGATATGAGGAACGCCGAGGAGGGTGGAGAGACGAGAGGCGTAGGTGCCTTTACCAACACCGGGACATCCAAGAAACACCCAGTGAAAGTTTCTTCCTTTGGTCCGAGAAAGAGACGAAGAAGGAGAGGAGGACTTTTCCAGCTCCGCCGCAGCTTCCTTGAGATCGATCTCAGGGTCCAGCGATGGCCCATGGGTGGAAGAAGAAGAAGACAGAGACCTGATTAAGAAAGAAGAAAGATTATTCTTTGCAGCCGGCGTAAACGGCGAGAACAGCCCGAAGAGACGGTGAGCAACCGCCATGAGGAAGAGAAGAAGAAGATGAATGAATTGATTGTTTGAGGGGGTGCATCGTCCAAGGTCAAGAAGGGAAGAGAGAGGCTTTGATGATCGGAGGAAAAAAATGTAAAGTTTTCACTTTTATTTAATTTATTATTGGCTCGTTAGAAATAAAGTTTTCATTTTTATTTAATTTATTATTGACTCGTGACTTAAAACATGTCAATGTCTTTACGTCACTGTCTTTCTTGATCATCTAAAAGATGAGTTCTTCTACGACCATCGAATAAAACGTGTTATGTCTTTATGTCGGTAGTGTTGGCAGCGAACGGTTTTGGATGAATTTAGTTTGGAACCTTTAGTCTGAGAGAGAGTCCTCCATGTTGTGCATTGCAGATACACTGTATTTTAGGACATCCGCAGCGGGAGGCTCTCGTGTTGATTCTCAGTTAATAAAAATCAATAAAATAAGATAAGTGAAGAGAAAGAGTGCACAGATGGAAGAAAATGTTTCTTTAAGAAGGTACTTTCTCAGGGAGGGAAGAGACTGCATTACAGTTTGACATATACTCGATGGATTAAACGTTTTTTACATACTTTATAATTCAATTATTATTTTCTTTTTTCTAATGAAAAACTTTTACAATTCTCACCACTAAAGATGCTCCTAAGACTCTGGATTCTAGTATCAAGCGCAATACAACAGTTATCAAGAAATTGAACTGATCAATGAGGAGAAGTGTGAAGGACTCATGGATGATCTTGGGAGGTGTTAACCTTAGCAAATTTGTTAGTGAAGCAGTTGCCAAGCTCAAAAGCTCAGATATACAAGCAGCTGCTCAGGTTTGCCCTCTCTGTTTGTTTCCTGTCTTGTTCTTTCGTATATGTTTTTCCTATTCAGTATTTGACACCTTTTCTTTTTACCTTATGCTCTCTGTTTTTCAAGGCCTTCTACTTTAGCTGATATCAATGATTTTTGACAAATATACTTCACTACTTCATCAAATGTATAAAGAGTTTTCTCCTAGTCTAACACAAGGGCTCTTGAAAGTCTTCCTTCTTGGAATATCTGCCGACAAATTTGTAATGACCCACCTCCACTATCTCCACCATCTCCACCATCCCCACCACTCTCACCATCTCCACCATCTCCACCATCCCCAACTTCTTTAAAGAGAAAGAGAGAGAGAGAGAGGGAGAGAGAGAGAGAGAGAGAAAGAGAGAGAGAAAGAGAGAGAAATCTCACCTGAGCTCGTCGCCGGAGCAACCGTGTGCCGTGATCACGTTCAGCTTGCCACCACCGATAAACGCCCTAGGTAACCGCCGGAAACCGCATTCCTTAAGCTCAGTTTTGTTTCCGTTTAGTAATTCACCCATAACTTCCTAACCATTGATCATCTCGTCGATCCAAGGCCATCATCGTGTTCCTATCGTCGAGACGAAGCCGTAGACACCAACCACGCCTCAAACGGAGCCCNNNNNNNNNNNNNNNNNNNNNNNNNNNNNNNNNNNNNNNNNNNNNNNNNNNNNNNNNNNNNNNNNNNNNNNNNNNNNNNNNNNNNNNNNNNNNNNNNNNNNNNNNNNNNNNNNNNNNNNNNNNNNNNNNNNNNNNNNNNNNNNNNNNNNNNNNNNNNNNNNNNNNNNNNNNNNNNNNNNNNNNNNNNNNNNNNNNNNNNNNNNNNNNNNNNNNNNNNNNNNNNNNNNNNNNNNNNNNNNNNNNNNNNNNNNNNNNNNNNNNNNNNNNNNNNNNNNNNNNNNNNNNNNNNNNNNNNNNNNNNNNNNNNNNNNNNNNNNNNNNNNNNNNNNNNNNNNNNNNNNNNNNNNNNNNNNNNNNNNNNNNNNNNNNNNNNNNNNNNNNNNNNNNNNNNNNNNNNNNNNNNNNNNNNNNNNNNNNNNNNNNNNNNNNNNNNNNNNNNNNNNNNNNNNNNNNNNNNNNNNNNNNNNNNNNNNNNNNNNNNNNNNNNNNNNNNNNNNNNNNNNNNNNNNNNNNNNNNNNNNNNNNNNNNNNNNNNNNNNNNNNNNNNNNNNNNNNNNNNNNNNNNNNNNNNNNNNNNNNNNNNNNNNNNNNNNNNNNNNNNNNNNNNNNNNNNNNNNNNNNNNNNNNNNNNNNNNNNNNNNNNNNNNNNNNNNNNNNNNNNNNNNNNNNNNNNNNNNNNNNNNNNNNNNNNNNNNNNNNNNNNNNNNNNNNNNNNNNNNNNNNNNNNNNNNNNNNNNNNNNNNNNNNNNNNNNNNNNNNNNNNNNNNNNNNNNNNNNNNNNNNNNNNNNNNNNNNNNNNNNNNNNNNNNNNNNNNNNNNNNNNNNNNNNNNNNNNNNNNNNNNNNNNNNNNNNNNNNNNNNNNNNNNNNNNNNNNNNNNNNNNNNNNNNNNNNNNNNNNNNNNNNNNNNNNNNNNNNNNNNNNNNNNNNNNNNNNNNNNNNNNNNNNNNNNNNNNNNNNNNNNNNNNNNNNNNNNNNNNNNNNNNNNNNNNNNNNNNNNNNNNNNNNNNNNNNNNNNNNNNNNNNNNNNNNNNNNNNNNNNNN
Proteins encoded in this window:
- the LOC106342389 gene encoding myosin-11; this translates as MDGGDDMDSLFEGMELFTPSSSQFADSTDNAPAILPPSKEAEATVITAPPAESTETMSEPLDEDMFSDLTIVTPVQHVPEAVTHPSPLPSSSSSSSSMRRQVSRRKKRSGGLRIGYGRHEINDDEDDDSVSQQSADSVSQLSDSVNQVTDSVSQQSPDSVSQQSDSVNQVTDSVNQEPAGSVVDQPLDTVKAQIEGKLTRARALAASVTATRKNAIRKRRQASENLRLASKAHDELEKQLEEAIEAEDFDAAEKISESLADAERDKLSLMALLRQAESDCDAIESKMEEVLLSQIAAEEESASLLRGFCTDAENEAESILEKADAFCLEETGKWNSCCEDVEFRKVELDIESVIVDKVRLSLNDTLEGSVEQEMKEKEMLRKKKEHLSEELEELLALVKAKEKEIDENDSQIKAVEERINSVVSGYKELQASMDKMFSDLQAGLSQVDTETEDLSRKKKDVDEFVASEKERGAKLRELVSVSADEANEYEEVIKLRKTLMSYVSKTREERAKLVSIEEKLSEEVQRLQEEVSSTRESLKEQSSRKSIIQQNITSFMDKIMFIEKRMPELEAEKKVAASTRNFKEAGRIAAELKSLNLEKDKIQIETGQANAELEKAEQEIEETIKRLQELERLILSKEKELSVSRFQRLRIDSGTAKAERSAALELSDLEEANLLLEEAHEAESEAEKLKLACDLKEDDEEEAKSCECFVSMELIATFGLKKLQELAESVPS
- the LOC106342390 gene encoding probable adenylate kinase 6, chloroplastic, with translation MAVAHRLFGLFSPFTPAAKNNLSSFLIRSLSSSSSTHGPSLDPEIDLKEAAAELEKSSSPSSSLSRTKGRNFHWVFLGCPGVGKGTYASRLSTLLGVPHIATGDLVREELSSSGLLSSQLKELVNHGKLVPDEFIISLLSKRLEAGKEKGESGYILDGFPRTVTQAEILEGVINVDLVINLKLKEEALLAKCLGRRICSECGANYNVACIDIKGDDGDDRMYMPPLLPPPKCESKLITRADDTAEVVKERLRVYNKMTQPVEEFYRERGKLLEFELPGGIPQSWPKLLRALHLEDDKQSAIA